Proteins found in one Litorihabitans aurantiacus genomic segment:
- a CDS encoding ABC transporter ATP-binding protein, translating into MIAIRGLTKSFGDFQALAGIDLDVPEGTVQGLLGPNGAGKTTTVRVLTTLLEPDAGEVRVAGHDVRTAGDAVRRNLGVSGQYAAVDDKLTGFENLTMVGELYGMPRRGAKARARELLRDFRLEDVADSRRAGDYSGGMKRRLDLAGAIVARPPVVILDEPTTGLDPRGRRDTWDAVEQLASAGTTVLLTTQYLEEADQLADQIAVIDAGAVIAEGTATELKARAGGAWVDVVLAPGVDGAAALVAARRVVPEAAFDERARRLTAPATDGSAELRALLGALEAAGTAVAEAALRQPTLDEVFLQLTGSPTGGTGSVPDEGDEDDPHGGPRADAGEAVVA; encoded by the coding sequence GTGATCGCCATCCGAGGACTGACCAAGAGCTTCGGCGACTTCCAGGCCCTCGCGGGGATCGACCTCGACGTGCCGGAGGGCACGGTGCAGGGTCTCCTCGGCCCCAACGGGGCGGGCAAGACCACGACCGTCCGCGTGCTGACCACGCTGCTGGAGCCGGACGCCGGCGAGGTGCGGGTCGCGGGGCACGACGTGCGGACCGCCGGTGACGCGGTGCGACGCAACCTCGGTGTCTCCGGGCAGTACGCCGCGGTCGACGACAAGCTCACCGGTTTCGAGAACCTGACGATGGTGGGGGAGCTCTACGGCATGCCTCGGCGCGGTGCGAAGGCACGGGCGCGCGAGCTGCTGCGGGACTTCCGCCTCGAGGACGTCGCGGACTCGCGACGCGCCGGCGACTACTCCGGCGGCATGAAGCGGCGGCTCGACCTCGCCGGTGCGATCGTCGCCCGGCCCCCGGTCGTCATCCTCGACGAGCCCACCACGGGTCTGGACCCGCGCGGGCGCCGCGACACGTGGGACGCGGTGGAGCAGCTCGCCTCCGCCGGCACCACGGTGCTCCTCACGACGCAGTACCTCGAGGAGGCGGACCAGCTGGCCGACCAGATCGCCGTGATCGACGCCGGCGCCGTGATCGCCGAGGGCACCGCCACCGAGCTGAAGGCGCGCGCGGGCGGGGCGTGGGTCGACGTCGTGCTCGCTCCCGGTGTCGACGGCGCGGCCGCCCTCGTGGCGGCGCGCCGCGTCGTGCCTGAGGCCGCGTTCGACGAGCGTGCGCGGCGGCTGACGGCCCCCGCGACGGACGGGAGCGCCGAGCTGCGCGCGCTGCTGGGCGCGCTGGAGGCGGCCGGGACCGCGGTCGCCGAGGCGGCGCTGCGCCAGCCGACGCTGGACGAGGTCTTCCTGCAGCTGACCGGGAGCCCCACCGGGGGCACCGGGTCGGTGCCCGACGAGGGTGACGAGGACGACCCCCACGGCGGCCCCCGGGCCGACGCGGGCGAGGCGGTGGTCGCATGA
- a CDS encoding MbtH family protein, which yields MTNPFDDADARFRVLVNSVNQHSLWPEFADVPNGWVAVFGPAPREEAVEYVTAHWHDITPVLDRERAAS from the coding sequence ATGACGAACCCCTTCGACGACGCCGACGCCCGCTTCCGGGTCCTGGTCAACAGCGTGAACCAGCACTCCCTCTGGCCGGAGTTCGCCGACGTCCCGAACGGATGGGTGGCCGTGTTCGGCCCGGCACCCCGCGAGGAGGCGGTGGAGTACGTGACCGCGCACTGGCACGACATCACGCCGGTCCTGGACCGCGAGCGTGCCGCCTCGTGA
- a CDS encoding alpha/beta fold hydrolase, with protein MADSLRTILPLREQGTGAPLFAVHPASGLSWKYAVLLQHLSSRRPLLGLQMPGIAPDQPEPPTAGTIEELLDSYVGAMREVQPHGPYHLMGWSFGGRLAQHLAARLRSSGEEVALLVVLDAYPTRESALAGVAGGDAMWRGLLDANGIAAPADVELDVDAVRRLLAEVDNPLADVPVTAVERMVRRFVRLGELLDATPVPTFDGDLHVVEATREIPADRPSPSAWEAHVSGEVTSSRVGVRHSDMLADEAMPELAPVLDALLGRDEPRA; from the coding sequence GTGGCGGACAGCCTGCGCACGATCCTGCCCCTGCGCGAGCAGGGCACGGGCGCACCGCTGTTCGCCGTCCACCCCGCGAGCGGTCTGAGCTGGAAGTACGCCGTGCTGCTGCAGCACCTGTCCTCGCGGCGGCCGCTGCTCGGTCTGCAGATGCCGGGCATCGCGCCCGACCAGCCCGAGCCGCCCACGGCCGGGACCATCGAGGAGCTGCTCGACAGCTACGTCGGGGCGATGCGCGAGGTCCAGCCCCACGGGCCGTACCACCTGATGGGGTGGTCGTTCGGCGGCCGGCTCGCGCAGCACCTGGCGGCACGGCTGCGCAGCAGCGGTGAGGAGGTCGCCCTCCTCGTGGTGCTGGACGCCTACCCCACGCGGGAGTCGGCGCTGGCCGGCGTCGCCGGCGGTGACGCCATGTGGCGCGGGCTGCTGGACGCCAACGGGATCGCGGCGCCGGCCGACGTCGAGCTCGACGTCGACGCGGTCCGCCGTCTGCTGGCGGAGGTCGACAACCCGCTCGCCGACGTTCCCGTCACTGCGGTGGAGCGCATGGTGCGCCGCTTCGTGCGGCTCGGGGAGCTGCTCGACGCGACCCCGGTGCCGACGTTCGACGGTGACCTCCACGTCGTCGAGGCGACGCGCGAGATCCCCGCCGACCGACCCTCGCCCTCGGCGTGGGAGGCCCACGTGAGCGGTGAGGTGACGTCCTCCCGGGTCGGCGTCCGACACAGCGACATGCTGGCCGACGAGGCGATGCCGGAGCTCGCACCCGTGCTCGATGCGCTGCTGGGCCGGGACGAGCCGCGCGCCTGA